The Capsicum annuum cultivar UCD-10X-F1 chromosome 3, UCD10Xv1.1, whole genome shotgun sequence genomic sequence CTTACAATCCGCCTTGTCTCTTCTCACGAGATTATTTCGCCCTCCAATCATTTCCCAATAAAAGCTTCCACGCTCCACACCCTCACGACGTCCGCAGTCCTACATTTCTTCCACGGACCGTGTGAACACCTTCACAAAGCAGGAGATCAATGATttcctctctctttctccttccataaactttcattttttatcaatacgtttatttttgtttatatatttatagAGAATCAATGGACGAAGAAATGGAGGATTTCATTGTTGAATGTTCGGATGTATACGAAATTGACTCTGAATATGAATTTGACGCTGCTCGCTTTTATGATTTCTGTCGTCCGGAGTCGACCTCCGACGCTGAAGAAGCCGAGCGTTGGTTTCAAACGGCTGGCAACTATCTGCCTTCTCGTAAgtcatacataaaaaataatttacatgCGTGTTTAACTGCTTTTTTTTGGTTGCTTTTGTGTACGAGTTTGACGATAAAATTTCGCGTTGCAAAATTTGTCTTTCAATAGAGAATCAAGAATCATTTGATTTGTATTTGAGTTAATGTCTCTTTGTTTGGCGAGTAGAAAGATTATTTGCTTAGATTAGATATGTTGTTCTGCTGGATTGAATTATTGTTGTCCTTGAAATCATCTTAACAGACTATTAGGAAGTTAATCTGAGAATGCCGGTGGAATGTACAATTGTTCCATGCATTTTTTCATTTCTTCTGATTTAGTGATTGCGAATTATAGAAATACTCTTTCTTTTACAATTTATGTGGCTTTTTTTTTTCGAGAGTCAAACTGCTCATCTTGATCGTGTATTTGGACATGGTTAAGTTTTTCTGAGACAAAATTAACATATTTGGAAACTACATAAACAGTACTACAAGTCAGAATAGCTgacaattcaaaaataattagaaGGTATACAAAAAAGTTGTGGTCTAAGAAAAGCTCGTTTGAATCTCGAAATTCGAAATTTGAGGTAAATTGGGAAAGAGGAACTAGGGAGTAATATGGATAGTTTATACTACAATGACTCTGGTGGAAGCACAAATCTTTGGCTTTAAGTTCCTATAACCTCATAAGTTTTATTTTTGTGGCAgctattattttcttgatcctcTTAATGAGGATTTTTCTATCATGCTTGGTTGGTTTattcactctttttctttttttatttcctgTTTATTTGGAAACTTCTTAGCTCTCATTATTAAGTTAAACCTGGGGAAAGAGATTACAGCAGGAAACTCAAATGGTTGCTCAAGGTTACAAGAAGGGAAAATGGCAAAATCAAAATGCAACAACTCATACATACCTGTTGGTTCTGAAGTTTCGCCCTCCAAATCGAAAACTAAAGGTATATATGTAGGCACGGCCTCATTCACCTTCATAATTCTAGGTTTCAGAACTTCGGAGTTGTTTAGTGACAGTTTAAAAGGGTCCAGTCTCATTCTCTAACTCACATCAGAACATTCATCTAATATAACTATCTGCAAGCATTAGAAGAGAAGCTCTGTTATACAAACACATCCAAATTGAATCTTGTGTTGACTTTTAACTCAAAGTCTGCCTTTTCGTTGTCTGTGCGTAAATTATAATTTGTTCTTTTATGTAAGTGTTTGTAGCAAACTTgttcattataacaactcaagaTTTGAGATAAAACTTGACATTATGATTTCAGTTATCCTTTAAGCTCCATGGAGGTACTTAGTCAAATTAACACCGTTCCTGAATATGTTGGAGAATAAATAATCTATGTTGCTCagattcttcaaaaatgtcaacgggtgcgtgtcggattcaCCAAAAAGTAGTGTATATTTGGAGAATTCGACACGGGTGCGCCATTGAAAGTGAAGAGTCTGCGTAACTTAGTAAATAATTACGAACAAACATGCACATTCAAGATCAGTCTTTGGGTACTTCTAATGCTAGTATTTGCATGTTTAATtgaattattatcttattataatTATGGCTTCATCATTCTTTCCTGTTACTATTAGCTATCTAAGTGATTTTATTAGGCTAGTGACAGTACTCTGTTGACAGTAGATAAACATAGTAATTATATTATCTCCTATATGCACATGGTTAACTAACAAGAGTTCtgaaaaataatttcaacttATATCTTGAAGAACTTCAGCGGTGTTAACTGTTTTCCATTGTAATCCCTCAGGAATGATATCTAAAGGTCGAACGACTCAGGAAATTTGCAAGATAAAGCCAGAGCCAAGATCTTCAATAGCAAGAGGCTCAACTTTAATGAAGCCCACGGCTAGTTATTTGGCTAAACAGAGGTATGTAAAAGATGTATATTCTATCTTCTTTTTTGGAAGGTTATActtatgaattactaaaagatgAAGTAAGTGAAAACTTCCGTGTCTTTTTCATTCCTTCGTGCCAGAATTTCGTAGAAACTATAACGATCAATGACAGCATTACTTAAAAAGCTGTAGTGCAGGCTTGTGTATGTTTCTGCAGTTCATTTTCACTTTGTTGGCTCTCTTGACTTCTCCAACCAGTTAaataattcttgatttttgcttTCATTTTCTCATTCTTCAATTGCTAGGTTTCAGAGTACATCTAACAAGTCTGACATGACAAGCTCACAGAATTCTTTGGCATCTGAAAATATTGGAACCAAAAGGCAAAAGCTAGAAATTGGTTATCTACTTAAGGTGCATGCATCTTGTTGGCTTCTATGTTTTTATTCCACATGTGTATTCCCTAAGCAGAACGGACCCTCGTTTCTCTGTTCTCTTTCAGTATAATGTTTCATCCATCTTACTCCTTCCATAtcaatttattcttttattgatgTATGTCAAGTTTAAATAAGACGACTTATTTGTACTCTCTTCCTAGATCTTGAGACAGTGTCTTCTGTATGGACTGACGCTATTTGCCAATGGACTTCTCTATTTGATCTTTTGGAACTCAGTCTATTCCGGAAAAGTGGTTACTTAAGTAGGCTTTTGGACATGAATTGAGTGATATATCGAAAAAGGAAATAGTATTgaagtaaagttgaaaaaaagtttttggaAGTTGAAGTTGTTCTTTGGACATGCATTCTAGTTGaaacaatattttgaaattttgcgAGGGAATCTTTTTTTACTTGAAAACtagttcaaactatttttcaaGTTTGGAGTGAAAAGTGGACAAATGTATATAACCAAACAAGCTTTTGAAGAAAAGcttgaaaaaagcaaaaaaatccTATGTCCAAACAGGTCCTTCAACTAGTTGTAGTTATGGCATATGAACCAAGCTACGAGCTAGAAAGACGTGGCTgtaaaattatgttattaattttacTTCACTGAAAAGGTGCTCAACATCAGATGTATCTCTAGATAACGACTACGGTCATTGAGTTTAATGAAATAGacataataaaaatttgttttaGGTGCAACTAGAATCCTTTTTGGCACTAGGTACTAGCTTGGTGAAATTACCTCAGTGATTGAACAAGAGCAGGTTATGCTGAGAAAACAGTGGCAATAGTTAGTAATACATTTTCTGTAGCATTTACTCTTCGATGTTAAAGAAAAAATTGGCATGATTTTCATCTCCAAGTGTTATTGGTTTAGTTGTATAAGTTTTAATTGTGTACAGAATTAGCCTGTTCAAGTTGGTTTTCTATCTATAAGATATGTTAGGAAAGTGTTTCCCATTTCTTAAAGCCGTAAActgatagaaatatttttaatacCTCATTTTATCTTGCAAACCAGATTGCTCACATGAAGCATCAACGTCTACTATCGCACAAGATATCCAAAAAGGTACTGTCTGAAGGCTTCTTAATTGTGGTTTCATATTACAGATCATGTTTGAGAACTTCTCAAGCACCATTTTTGTAGCTTGAGATCTTTTATTCTGTTCTGGCAGGATGCTTCCTCCATCTCTAATTCGATACATTCCAAATTTAAAGTTACCGTTCCAAGAGAACCTGAACTAGAAACTCTGCAGAGGGCACAAAGGCGAAGGTAGGCTTTTGCGTACGTTGTTTGGTTTTTTTAGTCTTGCATCTTAGTATAAAACTACTGTCAGTACCAGTTGGTAATCAGCTATAGGGTTTCCTGATTAAAAGTTTCAGGTGCAACGAGGACTCAAATTCAAGTGAAAGCACAAAACCCAAAACCCAAATGCTTAAAGCACAGTCCTTGAACAGAAATGTTGGTATTCCGAGTAGTGCTTTCTTGTGAAAACATTTTAATAGTATTGACTTCTCCACATAATCTTTCATCTGAGCCTTGTCTATTTGTGCTTTCCGCAGATCTTCAAGGATCCTACATTGCCTCCTCTCAGAAAGACTAGAGCACCGTTGCCGGGGTTTGATGTAATTAATCAGTTTTTTTCCACTGCTCTATTTCCTCATTGATATTTAATCACATAGGCGTACTGCTTACCTTGGAAAAGAAAATACTTGCATTCTCCATTCGGTCTCCTTAGTGTGTTCTTGAGTTTTTTGCTTTGGATGGAGTGCTGCTCAACCTTCACCTTACATAGAATACTGTTAGTTTGGGTGTTTTATATTTTCTCCTATCATCGAAAGTACTTTAGAAAACTTACTGGTGTTCCGTACTAATGATGTTTGTGTCTAGATTTTCTAATTGTTGAGGTAGAATGAATTGATGCAGATATACATTATTTATAGGAGTCTTTGATTGTCTGTTGACCATTGTGATCTTTGGGCTTTTGGGAGTAAAGTGAGTGCTTATCTCTTTTTACTAACATTGTGTAGAATGAAGTGATGCAGATATACATTATTTATAGGAGTATTTGATTGTCTGTTGACCATTGTGATCTGTTGGCTTTGGGGAGTAAAGTGATTACTTACCTCTTTTTACTAACATTGGCGTCAGGCTAATTCACATGCACCCCAATCATTCTACCATTTACCTGCATCCTCCCATCAATATTGATACCGGGTAACTCTATAGACCAAAGCTTAGATGGATGAGAAGTAGTCATTTAACTTTTTTGCCTATATGAGATTCGACTTAGGTCTCCCATGGTCTTACTCCCAATTTCAAATCGCTGGGACACACCACAGTAAACAACTGAGCCCTTTTGAACTCTTTGCACTAATTCTAATAAAGTGCAGTTAATCTTGACAAAGAAATATGAAATGTCATTTGATTCCACGACCATTTAGCAATCATATCTGGGCTTGCTGCATTATCCCTATACACAGAGGCTGTAAGGAAATATTTAAGGACAAACACCTAATTCATGAAGCTAtatgttttgttgtattttctcttttatgcTCTAATTTTTCTTGTACTTAACTGATGTCTGATGAACTTAAAGTTTATGACTAAATCATGATTGCAACTTTTGCATATGTTCTGCAACTTTAGTTTCTATGCTTTCAGTTGATGGaagctaactctttcttctcttttatggGTTACTGCAGTTATCAAACTCTCCAAATGCCGATTCTGCCGCACAAAATGCTTTAGTGGACTTTAAAAGGTTCGATGGGCTTCTTTACTTCATCAACCGAGTAAACTATATGTGAAAGAACAAAATCAAAACTATGATGTTCTTAGTTTTGCATAACACTGCTCGACCTTTTTCAGAGATTTCATGAGACattcaaaattcatttatttttccccgGAGAAGAAGCATGTAGAATCTTATCATGAAAAAAGTTAGCATCATTTTTTTAGTTACCATATAGAATTTAACCTAAAGCAACACAAAAGTGTCACGTCTTGTATATCAAGTCCAGCTTGTGCTTATACTGTTTTGGGTTGTTTCTCAGACCAAACACTCAAAATGCTGTGAAGCAGGGAAAATCTTTAACATCACTCAAGTCAAGATCACATAAATGTAACAAGGTAGTGGCCGCCAGACTTACGTTTGCCTATTTTGGTCTTTTTGACTTTTGACTATATGGTATATGCTTAAAGATCAGGTCTTCCTACAGATATTTCCAAGTAGGGAAGATAATGGCATAGGTGATGACACTGGACAAGAAAGTACATACTCAAAGGTAGCACATGATTTCGGTGTATGCTTTTGCTATACAACCCATTAGAAGTGTCTTATCCTCTTTGGTTAATTGGTTCTTTTCCTTGTTTCCTCTTATTAATGATCATTTATCGTATCACAGGAATCTAAATCCATATTTGATGAGAAACTTTCAGTGCATCCTCCAACTGAACTGCTTAATAAGGTACTAGATTTGAAATGATTATGGATGCCATATTTATTCCTTTGAGGGTGTATACTACCAGCTATGTTGTAGCCTGAATGTATCAGACTTTCATATATGTTTTAGCAACTTACTTATGTCTCAACCAATAAAATTCTAATCTTGTTTCCTTTATAATCCTAGTTGTCCCTTAGATCCGAAAAGGAAGCACGTGAAGAATCTCAGCCAAAAAAGAATCCCTCAGCGAAGGTGAGCCTAAAGACTCCTAGATAAGACTCTGTTCATATTATGCAGACGAATAACTTCTGATAGCCACTGCTGTTTCATAGGAGTTGAAGGAGAATGCTCCAAATTGTTTGCCAATTAAATTTTGGGTATGAAGAATAGAAAGATGCTAGATTCTTTTAACTTGTGACTGCAACTTCTTCTGATTGATATTTCAATTATACAGAAATGTGTTGGAAAACCAAATCAGTGTGCAGCAGAGAGGGGCACTCCCAGGATTGGACACTACTCCAGCATGAACAGGTATCCCACTGCATGAGTTTCATAAATAGGAAAACAGAAAGTCCACAGAAGAACTTTTCATCAAGATAACCTTTTACGCTGTAGCTTCTTTTGTTTACTTCTAGAGTTTTATAAAGGGATACTTAAACATATCGCTGGATCCTTAGTCCTTGTGCGATCATAGTTTTAACTCTTAAGGTTATGGACTTGGaaattaaaacaattttttaAGCCCATTTAATTCCCTTTTATTAATATTAGTGAAACCCTTGAAATGTTAGTCAGTAGACTCTGTACTATCATATCTCTTGTTTTATCAAATGATGTTGTACAATAATGACACCATCCTTTAAACCCATTTCAGCTTGAGCCATTTGTTTGAAACCAAGTTTGATTTTAATCTGGCATTGTGTCAACACATGCCTTATCACTTCCAATGGATGCATGCTTTGTCGTTTCGTTTTTTTGGTCTTTGTTTTGGTGAACAACAATTTGATGCCCGAACCCAAAAAAAGAAAGTCTCGtcacaaaaggaaaaagaaaaaaaaatacagatTATTATCGCTAGTTTAATAGCTTAATGTCtgtctgtctctctctctctctctctctctctctctctctctctcttttgaaTCTTTCCATCTAACTTGCACATTGATCTCTCAGGAGCTTGGGAATCCGATGAAAATTTTGTGGCTAATATATGTGGTTGTTGAATTGCTGCTAAGTTGTTGCTTGGATCTAAGATGGTTCCTGCACCTGCAAACCTCTGTTTCATGGAAGGTAGATCCTCCTAATCTAGGAGTTATCTGGAAATTTATGTCTTTAGCTataggaaataaaatattttcctcaAGACTTGCAGCACCCGATTTTTGCGGCTAGCACTGTACATCAAGTCCAATATATAGTATTCCTTTTGGTCTGTTATGTACATCTACAAGGTACATGTGCTAGGATGGGGAGTATAGTCTTTCAAATACGCAATGTATAAACTTATATCAACTCAACAGTTCGCAGGAAATTATACAGAGAGAAAACTTCTACTGTCCGTTACTCAGATCCTCCTTCCTTCAACACATTCCAGTCCAAGGAACACTTTACACTATCATTCTTTCTCCATCTGTTAATAGGACGAAGTGCATCCAATTTTCATTCTACAAAGCCTTCAAGGTATGTGACATTGCAAAGTTCAATTCAAGTTGGACTTTGCTTTGTCTTTTAAGTCTAAACATCACGTAGAATAAAGGAGATTTTGCGCCTTGAGTTGGCTTCACTAGCTCATAGACTTTCTTCATGTGACAGTTCTAATCATAGGCggatttataatttgaactttCTGATTCGAATTCAGAGTTCTTCTACCACCTATTTGATTTAGTGAATTCGAAATTTATTATTTGTTCTTTGTAGTGAATTTTTTTAACACGCATCTAGATTAGTAGGAACCTGTACGTTATAGGTACGCTTTTTATCCAGCTTATTGAAATCTACCGTGACCCATAATTCAGCCACATTCATAGTTGTGCAATCCAAGACACCTATCATTCATTTTAACAAGTTTATTTCACTGCTATTTATCTCTAAGAGCAACTCCTCTTAGAGATCACTCCTCTagttaacccccccccccccaaaaaaaaaaactcttttttaaattttagaaactaCTAATCCTATCTAACTGCACTGCTCTAGGTTGACATCACTGGCCTCGTTGGTAGAAGTGCAATGGAGAAGCCATAAGGAGAAGGCAAGAAGGCCTGACATGTATCTGTCTGCGATATAGTAACAAATTGTTCCCACTTAAATAACTGTTTGACGTATCCCTCTTAGAGTCTGTCCCCATGTCTCAAATAAATCATTTTTATGTACTAGCACCATACCTATGTTTTTTCATAAAGATGAAAATTAACTAGACACTTCAGTcctaaaaatgaaacaaaattcAAACAAAGTTTATTTCCTTAGCAGGAAATGAAAACAGATAATATATTAAGTATTTCAGCAAGATTTCTTAAGTCCCTGAAGAAACAAGCAAGTTAACAAACGGCGGTGCAAAAATCAATCCTGAATTTATTCATAATATAAGCATCTTGTTATAGAAATTAAAACTATTgctaaagtaaataacaaaaagCAAAGAGATGGAGGGACAATTACTAATTATATTACTTTTCTCAACAAGTTTGTTCATctatattataataaaacaaaGGCTATTTTCTTTAGTGGGGGACCCAGGATTTAGGGGTTGTGAGTACTCGAAAGATTCAAGCATACATATTGACACGCAGAACTTTAACGTCCCGCCTGAAAATCAAAACACCACCTATCTTCTTGGTTTCATGGgtattttttctttcatcttacaccaatttttatatatctgttatataattatacctaatttgCGTTGAATTTCATGGGTACCGAAGCACCATAATTTTTAACCTAGATTCGCCCCTGAAGCCAAGCATACAAGAATACTTGTGTAAAAGAGAAAGCAAAAATACATTTGACTACTTGATCACCAAGTTGGAAATGTTACTAAAGAACAAGAAATGAAGAATACAAGATGTACCCTTCATCGGAAAATTAAAATGTCTATGtcgaattaaaattttattttacgtAGATATATACTATTAATGGCCCCCCTTGTCACAGTTGAAATTCGTAGCTAAGTAGTTAAGGGGGTTCAAGATGTCACGGTGGTTGTTGGTTCGATTCTCATTAGCTTACTTATGTCCCTTTTTTAAAACTTCACTGTTCCCCAAACATGGCTCACGATTTCTTTCCCTCATCTATGCCCGTGATTTCTTTCTATTAGTAATAAAAGCTATCACataaagttctatttttcagtATTAGTAACGACTCCATAACACGTATTTAGCAACGCGTCTCCCCGCGCTTCACCTGATGGAGTTGTCAGGAGGCTGCTTCCGGCACGTAAGGAGGTAAATAATGCTCCTCAAGTTGGGAGATCCAGAATCCTATACTAATTGAAGAGAAACTCTCTTACGCGAACACAATTACTGCTCCAACATCATCCACATTTAAACCTAATAGACAGGAAAGGAAAAAGTTCTTGCTTGACATATCACTCATAATGGAATGCCTGTCGTCATCTTTAAAGATAAGGATTACTATGGAGTAATGACAGAAGACTGTAAGTATACTCCAGTGGATCGATTCCTCAAGTCAAGACCCcaaattaataaaattagttCGAGGTTCAAGGAATTGATCACGATTAAAGGATCAGTTAAAATAGGTGTATACGAAAACTATAACATATTCATTGATCTAGTGAATGATGAATACTATCAGAATGTTTGATTTAAAAGGGTGATTGAAATTGAGGGGATACAGATGTGGTTACAAAAAAGGTCCCCCGATTTCAAACCCAAGGAGGATCTCCCGGTTACTCCAGGTTGGGCTCTGTTCCCAGGTTTGCCATTTCACATTAATAACTGGCATTATATTAAGCAAATTTCGATCTCAGTTGGTACATCCTTAGCACTAGATGCAACCACTATTGGTGGAACACGACCAAGTATAGAGAAAATTAGAGTCGAGGTCGACTTACTTAAAACACATCCGGATAGTGTATGGGTTGGTATTGATTATGAAGATTTCACTTTAGGAGtttatacccaaaaaattaattatgaggGTATTCCAAAATATTGCAGAGAATGTAAGAAATTGGGACACAATACTCAAAATTGTAGAGTTCTTGAAAAAAAGAAAGCTTTGGCCGAAGAAGAAGATAATACCAAGAACAATGAAGCCAAAAGCTCAAGTTTTGGTtctgaaaaggaaaaatatgaaactAATTTTGGACAGGAAAATGATAGAAGTAATGACACTAAGCCAAAGCAAGCTAATGGAAATAGTGACCTAGAAAGACCAAATAATAGCAATGGTAACTACAACATGAGATTCGAGGCTGAGAACCTGAAGGGAAGTGAAGATGatatggaaaagaaaagaaaaaataagaagaacgAGAAAAAGATAATGCAAAAAAAGAACATTGTGTGATCCAAGCTGTTCTACCTAAGATCATTGACGAGTGGCAATTTCGTCACTCATTTATATCCCATTTCTTACACATTATTGTGGTTAAATTGATGATATGAGGCTAATTTCCTTATGAGCACTAATTTAGGGTATTTATCGCTTTTCAGGAAAATCTAGTGAAAAAGGAGTTAAGTCAAAGCTATAAAGGAGAAAAAGAGCTGAGCAAGACGAAGCCTGAAGAGGTGTCTCAGAAAAAACCCTCAGATATCCCTTTCGCGATTTTAGAAGTCGCAATCGCGACTGGTCAAAATAGACTGAGAAGTCGCATACGCGACTTGCTGAGTTGCGTCTATGATAGGTCAGGGAATTCAGAGATGTCGCGATCGTGAGAGGATAAATAGTGTACGCGACTGGTACGACAGAAGCAGCAGTAACGATCGcgacaaaaaaaattatgaacgCGATCATCAGGCAGATTCTCAGGGATAATGATAGAATGTCATGTGGCTCAATCCCAATACATAAAAGGCACAAGACCTAACATTTCTGACAACTAGTTTTCATCTTAACTGCTTTGGCACTACTTTTGagataaaaatattcttagagTGACACTAAAGTAAGGAATTAATAATTTCCATTTAATATTTGCTGAAACTCAAATCATGAAAGTACATTTCCCTTAGTTTTCATGGAgtaatttaatgaaaattttggtatatttctaCTTCCCTTCTTTATGAGTATCTAATTctaaatcttggggttatgcttgaataggttgtgaCTAGTATGCGGGTGTTACTTATTTATTCCACTAATTAGCTAGTTGTGATGGGTGTTGTATTTATTTCACGAGTTGATTAAAAATTAGGAGTTGCAAACCCTAATTACCCTTGAACCCATATCATCTTTAAAAGAGAGGATATGGGTGAGGAGtaaatgcaaccaataacttAAAGTGTTTCATTTAATGACAACTCTTAGACTTAATGATGTTAATTGAGGCAATAAATTGTTAAAATTGttacacttatgaggtgttcgaaagaacccatttgtgaaatttggtgttttattgaaagattaacatCAAGACctctaaatctagcctacccatgattCCTAACTAAATTAGAATAGATTTTCAACTACTCATATATTAACTCACACCTAGATTTGCAAAACCCCAAGGTCTATTTCCCATTGATTACACTCTTAGCATTTTCAATCTCAAGATagtattataaaataaagaaattgataCTTTAAACACATTCAAATCAAAtcccccattttacatttatgttgTATTATGCACATTACGGGTCAACCCTTAGTTGACTCTCAATACTCTTGAGCTTTGAATTCTTTGTgatcactccttgtggattcgaccccaacctatgttgggttattatattgacaacgattgcttacacccaCTTAAGAGTATAgcttgagtgttataaaaaatgactGTCATTGCTGGagagtgaaacatagttttcactcTTGTAGTATTTTAGTCACTTTGGGTTATCCGTAGTGTTTTAGTTTacattgtttgttgtttttgttctttattagGTGGGCATAATAGTGCACATGATACTATGAGCCAACACAATAGTAATGCCGACTCTATTAATGGGTTTCTTTAGGGCCAAGATCACCTCATAGATATAGACTAAGCTAGTGCTATTCTATTCCACCAGCGGAAGAAAATAAAGCATTTCACGTTACTAGCGTGatgctttatttattttaaatgaaaGGGTAATTTGGAGATCAATCACACGAGGATGCTAATTTATActtgaagaattttattgatgtgtGTTCTCCATTTGACATAGCCCAcatatatcaagaatcaattaAGTTGCATTTTTTCCATTCTCTTTGATGAGGGAAGCGGTCTTATGGTTGTGGTTTTTGCCCATGGGATCTATCACCTCATGGGTTGAGCTCAGAGAAGCATTCTTAGAGATGTAC encodes the following:
- the LOC107863399 gene encoding uncharacterized protein LOC107863399 isoform X6, translating into MDEEMEDFIVECSDVYEIDSEYEFDAARFYDFCRPESTSDAEEAERWFQTAGNYLPSPGNSNGCSRLQEGKMAKSKCNNSYIPVGSEVSPSKSKTKGMISKGRTTQEICKIKPEPRSSIARGSTLMKPTASYLAKQRFQSTSNKSDMTSSQNSLASENIGTKRQKLEIGYLLKIAHMKHQRLLSHKISKKDASSISNSIHSKFKVTVPREPELETLQRAQRRSFRCNEDSNSSESTKPKTQMLKAQSLNRNIFKDPTLPPLRKTRAPLPGFDLSNSPNADSAAQNALVDFKRPNTQNAVKQGKSLTSLKSRSHKCNKVFLQIFPSREDNGIGDDTGQESTYSKESKSIFDEKLSVHPPTELLNKLSLRSEKEAREESQPKKNPSAKELKENAPNCLPIKFWKCVGKPNQCAAERGTPRIGHYSSMNRSLGIR
- the LOC107863399 gene encoding protein TPX2 isoform X8; this translates as MDEEMEDFIVECSDVYEIDSEYEFDAARFYDFCRPESTSDAEEAERWFQTAGNYLPSPLIIKLNLGKEITAGNSNGCSRLQEGKMAKSKCNNSYIPVGSEVSPSKSKTKGMISKGRTTQEICKIKPEPRSSIARGSTLMKPTASYLAKQRFQSTSNKSDMTSSQNSLASENIGTKRQKLEIGYLLKIAHMKHQRLLSHKISKKDASSISNSIHSKFKVTVPREPELETLQRAQRRSFRCNEDSNSSESTKPKTQMLKAQSLNRNIFKDPTLPPLRKTRAPLPGFDLSNSPNADSAAQNALVDFKRPNTQNAVKQGKSLTSLKSRSHKCNKIFPSREDNGIGDDTGQESTYSKESKSIFDEKLSVHPPTELLNKLSLRSEKEAREESQPKKNPSAKKCVGKPNQCAAERGTPRIGHYSSMNRSLGIR
- the LOC107863399 gene encoding uncharacterized protein LOC107863399 isoform X10; this encodes MDEEMEDFIVECSDVYEIDSEYEFDAARFYDFCRPESTSDAEEAERWFQTAGNYLPSPGNSNGCSRLQEGKMAKSKCNNSYIPVGSEVSPSKSKTKGMISKGRTTQEICKIKPEPRSSIARGSTLMKPTASYLAKQRFQSTSNKSDMTSSQNSLASENIGTKRQKLEIGYLLKIAHMKHQRLLSHKISKKDASSISNSIHSKFKVTVPREPELETLQRAQRRSFRCNEDSNSSESTKPKTQMLKAQSLNRNIFKDPTLPPLRKTRAPLPGFDLSNSPNADSAAQNALVDFKRPNTQNAVKQGKSLTSLKSRSHKCNKVFLQIFPSREDNGIGDDTGQESTYSKESKSIFDEKLSVHPPTELLNKLSLRSEKEAREESQPKKNPSAKKCVGKPNQCAAERGTPRIGHYSSMNRSLGIR
- the LOC107863399 gene encoding protein TPX2 isoform X9 yields the protein MDEEMEDFIVECSDVYEIDSEYEFDAARFYDFCRPESTSDAEEAERWFQTAGNYLPSPLIIKLNLGKEITAGNSNGCSRLQEGKMAKSKCNNSYIPVGSEVSPSKSKTKGMISKGRTTQEICKIKPEPRSSIARGSTLMKPTASYLAKQRFQSTSNKSDMTSSQNSLASENIGTKRQKLEIGYLLKIAHMKHQRLLSHKISKKDASSISNSIHSKFKVTVPREPELETLQRAQRRRCNEDSNSSESTKPKTQMLKAQSLNRNIFKDPTLPPLRKTRAPLPGFDLSNSPNADSAAQNALVDFKRPNTQNAVKQGKSLTSLKSRSHKCNKIFPSREDNGIGDDTGQESTYSKESKSIFDEKLSVHPPTELLNKLSLRSEKEAREESQPKKNPSAKKCVGKPNQCAAERGTPRIGHYSSMNRSLGIR